The genomic interval ACTTCACTGCACCCCCGACGGCCATGTGATCTGGGAGGCCGATCGGTTCGACCCTCGCTGCCGCACGGCGCTCCATCGCAACGGGTTTTCGCTCGAGACGCTGGACCCGTACTCGTTCAAGATGGGGGGGCTCCAACTCTGGATGAGCGACGGGCGGCGGAGCCAATGCGGGGTCTCGGAGCCGAGGCGAGACGGCGCTGCGGCGGGGCCGAGCAATCAGCGGTGAGCGGCCACCGCCTTGGGCGTCCACTCGCAGAGACGGTCGAAAGCGGTGGCGATCTTAGGGCAATGCTCCCGCAAGAACCACTCGTTGGGCTCCTCGTCGGGTTCGAGCGTCTGCAAGGCCTGGAGCGCTCTCGCCCCATCGAAGTCCACATAGGCGAGCCGCAGTGTCAGCTCGGATTCCGATCGGCCGCAGCTCGAGCCGGGGATGCTGGCGACCCCGGTCTCTTTCAGTAGGCGCTCGCACAACACCCGGCTCGACGTGATGCTCCGTTCTTTCAGCTCGTGGCGCAGGTGGCCGAAGTCGGGGAAGAGGTAGAAAGCACCTGCCGGCTCACGCACTCGAGCTCCGGCCTCCTTCAAGGAACGTGCGCCATAGCGGCCGATCGCCTTCAGAATCCGCCGGCACTTTACGAGGTAGGTTTCGATCTCGGGCGCGCCGCGGAAGGCCGTTACCGCCGCGTGCTGGATGGGGGCACTCGTCGCCGTAAAAGTTTCGCTCGCGACGACGGCCATGGAATTCAAAAGCCAGGTGAGGGCCTCGGGAAACGTGAAGGTGCCCAGCCTCCATCCTCCCGCACCGCACCATTTGCTCAAACCGGTGCTGATGATCGTCCCTTCGGGATAGAACTCGGCGATGGAGACGTGCCGGCCGTCGTGATGAATCTCGCCGTAGATCTCGTCGGAGAGCATGACGACGCGGTATCGGCGGGCCACCGCCGCGAGCTCCTTGAGCTGCGCGGCATCGTAAGTGTGCCCCGTGGGGTTGTTGGGATAGTTGAGAATCATGAGCCGCGGCCGCTCCGGGTCGATCTCGCAAAGCCGTTCGAGATCCTCGGGCTGGAGCTGCCAGTTGTTCTTCGATGAGGTAGGGATCCACCGCACGTGGCGTCCGATAATCTGAGCCTGCGGAGCATAAGAGACCCACGAGGGGGTGGGGATGACGAGATCCCCGTAGTAGACGAGCTGGATGAGGAACATCAGCTCCTTGGAGCCCGGGCCGATGAGAACGTTATCGCCTCCTCGCTCGACACCGTGCTTGCGGCGATGGTACTCGGCGACGGCTTCTCTCAAAGCGGGAAGCCCCCGAACCGGAAGATAGTCCTTCTGATGGGCATTCGCCTTCAGGGCCTCCACGACGGCTTCGGGAACGGGGAAAGGAGACTGTCCCAGACCGAGCTTCAACACCTCTCGTCCTTGCGCGACGAGAGCATTGCTGAGCTCGTTGATGGCGAGGGTCGCCGAAGGCTCGAGGCCGCGCACGTTGAGATTCAAATGTACGGAAGGAACGT from Vicinamibacteria bacterium carries:
- a CDS encoding aminotransferase class I/II-fold pyridoxal phosphate-dependent enzyme, with the protein product MNDFRRDPDGGYVPSVHLNLNVRGLEPSATLAINELSNALVAQGREVLKLGLGQSPFPVPEAVVEALKANAHQKDYLPVRGLPALREAVAEYHRRKHGVERGGDNVLIGPGSKELMFLIQLVYYGDLVIPTPSWVSYAPQAQIIGRHVRWIPTSSKNNWQLQPEDLERLCEIDPERPRLMILNYPNNPTGHTYDAAQLKELAAVARRYRVVMLSDEIYGEIHHDGRHVSIAEFYPEGTIISTGLSKWCGAGGWRLGTFTFPEALTWLLNSMAVVASETFTATSAPIQHAAVTAFRGAPEIETYLVKCRRILKAIGRYGARSLKEAGARVREPAGAFYLFPDFGHLRHELKERSITSSRVLCERLLKETGVASIPGSSCGRSESELTLRLAYVDFDGARALQALQTLEPDEEPNEWFLREHCPKIATAFDRLCEWTPKAVAAHR